In [Phormidium] sp. ETS-05, the genomic window AGTGAAAAGTGAAAAGTGAAGATTTAAGAGTGAAGGTCTGCGTAGGGTGGGCAGTGCCAGTCAGATAGGGCAATAGTAGGGTGGGCAGTGCCTGACCGAGAATTTTTTTGATAACCAGTAGCAGTATTGGGCACTGCCCACCCTACAGAACTCGGAGACAAAGGACTCTTAGGAGGCCACAAATGACAAAGGACAAAGGACAAATGAGGCTACAAAAGACAAAGAACCAAGGACAAAGGACAAAGGACAAATGAGGCTACAAAAGACATTAAATCGAGAAAGATTACAAGCTGCCATTGAGGAAGTATTCTCATTTTTAGGCAATGTAGGCTCACTACCAACACCGAGTGGCGCCGCCACATCTTTGGGGGATAATCAATATTTATTCCAGAAACCAGGTTTCTCAATTCCAGAAATTTGGCAGAAAAACCCTTCTGCACTGCAGATTTTTGATTCCGTCACCTCCACAAATAAAACTGCGTGGGAGCTACTCGCCGATGGGGCGCCGCCAAGAACCGTAGTCATTGCCGCTAGACAAACCGGTGGTAGGGGACAATGGGGACGCCAGTGGGTTTCTGAGGTGGGGGGGCTTTACCTGTCGTTCATCATTTCTCCTCAAACTCTGGTCAAGTTGGGGGCGGCTACCAAAAGCGGCCAATTGACCATGAGCGTTGCTTTAGGTCTGGCAATGTGTTTGCGTGCTTACCAAATTCCGGTTTTACTGAAGTGGCCTAACGATTTGCTGTTGTCAGAGCGCAAATTGGGTGGTATCCTTACAGAAACTCGCGTGCATCAGAGCTTTTCCTTAAATGGGCAAATCTCTAAAGCAGTTGTGGGAGTAGGGATTAATTGGGCAAATCCTGTACCCCCCACGGGAATAAATTTGCAAACCTTTTTGGCTAGTCAAGTTCAAGCGCAAATTCTTCTTACCAGCATCGGGGCATCTCTGGAAATGCTCGCGGCGATCGTCCTGGCGGGGATAGTATCCGGGGAAGCCCTAATCGAGCGGGAAAATGATATGGCAACTTGGCTGCCATCATATGAAAATCTTCTTACCAGCATGGGGACTGCTGTCACCATCGGGGGGCGTCAGGGAGTGGTTGTGGGAGTCACCACCACTGGAGAGCTGAAGGTGCGATTATCCCCACCAAATCAAAGCGCCGCCGCATCTTCCACTCCCGAAATTGTTCCAGATGCTCTACCTCGGGATATTCCTGGTGATGTTATTCCTGGTGAAGAAATCTGTCTTGCTCCCGGTACAATTTCTTTGGGATACCAGTAGCAACCTGGTTTCTCATAAGGCAATAGGCGTGAAATTGTGTCACCCTAGTTTCTACTGCCACAGACTGCCTCAATCTCACCCCCTACCATTAGGGAGATGGGGGAGATGTCTGTACAGATATTCGGAAACGGGGTTTCGGACGGCCCTGATCCAAACCTTATTGAAGCGTGGATGTTGAAATGAGCCAAAAACAAAGAGGGCTGAAGTCCTCGGTCTTACCTTCCCGATTTGCCCGCACCCCTTTAAGCATCGTCTGCCAATTTTCCCTCCTACTGCAGGGACTAAGCTGGATTCCAAGTTTGGCGATTTGGAGCAGCAGCTCGGTGCAAGCACAAGAGGAAACTCCCTCTCAGGAGATGGAGGCACCAACACCGCCAGAAGTAGGCAATCAGAGCAGTTCGCCTCTTCCCGAAATTGCGCCTCCTCAACCAATGGAAATCAACTCCTTGGACGAAACAACTGCCTCACCGGAGTTTTATCCTCCATCGATTCCTGAGAGTTCCGTACCGACGCCTGTAGTTACAAACCCCGCCGTCGAGTGGGAGCCCGCTACTTCGGAACCAGTACCCAGCATTGCGATGCCTGAGTCCGAGGCTACAGCCCCTTTAGTAGAACCGGCGCCCCAGTCGGAAGCCCGAGAACAAGGGAACCAAACGGCCACTGCTCCCCAGTGGCTGCCCAAGTCGGCGGATGCAGAATACTATTCTCCCATAGAAAGCTCGGAGCCAGCAGCCCCGTTGAGTCTTGATGCGCCGTTAGATTCCTCGAATGGGGCGGGTGAACTCGTTACCACCAACCAAGGGGAAGTCGCCCCAGCCGAGGCTAGTGGAGATTGGGCTACAGCGGCACCAGCAGATCTGGGAAGCACAAAATGGGCTAATGGTGGGGACTCTGCGGGCTATGACTATAGCAATTACTACATCGACCCCACGGAATATGCGATCGATGTGCCACCGTCACCCCCATCATCTGTTACCGCCACCGCCACCCCAGCACCGACAGCATCTGGGGCACCTACCACCACACCCGCCACCACCGCCACGGCACCAGAACTGCCCCCGCCGCCACCACCAGTGGTGATTCCTAGTACCACTGTGGTTCAACGACAGCCATCACCCCCCCCAGGGAGAACGCCTGTGGCAGCGGCGGAGGATGCTAGGGTCAGGGTATATGCACCAGCCCCAATGTATGAGGCGACAAGGTATGAGGCGGCACCAGCACCCCAGCGGTGGGTGGCGGCTGAGCCTGCGGTTAAGCTCGGTCCGGTGGAGGTAAGCTCTAGCCAAGTCAAGTTTGACATGAACAAGCACGCGGGGATTTTGGACTACCGCAGGGCCGCACGCCAAAGAGCGGCAATGGGCCAAGGGAATACTCGGATGGTTTTTCCCCTGGCGGTGCCGACGGCCATCACTTCGGCGTTTGGCTGGCGGATGCACCCCATTTCTGGTCGTCAGCAGTTACACCAGGGTGTGGATTTTGGCGCGCCTTTGGGGACGCCAATTTTGGCGGCTTTTGCTGGTAAGGTGGCGATCGCTGACTGGTTGGGTGGCTACGGTTTGACCGTTGTCCTCAGTCACGATGAAGGCACCAAAGAAACTCTCTATGCCCATATGTCAGAAGTGTTAGTCAAAGAAGGGCAAGAGGTCGTCCAAGGTGAGCCGATCGGACTGGTGGGCAGCACCGGTTTCAGCACCGGCCCCCACCTGCACTTTGAAGTCCGCGAACTCACCCCCGACGGTTGGGTAGCAATGGATCCGGGGACTCAGATTGAGTACGCCCTTGCGGAGTTGGTAAAATCTTTACAAGTGGCTCAAGCACAACCCACCGACACCGCCAAACCAGAGCCCAGCAATGGCGCAACTCCAACCCTCACTCCTAACTCTTCTGTGACAACCGAAGAGGTGAAAAATGCTGAGGGGCTTTGAGCCTCACCCTGGGAATTAACTTGAATGAGCAAGCGACGGGTTTTTTAACCTGTCGCTAAATGGGATAAAACCCCATAAATGAGTTATCGGGGTGATTTTCACCACCAAGACAAAACCGAGGCAATGGAATGGAAAATGTTTGGTGATTTCAACAATCACAAAAAACCGTGTTCTGTTAAAAAATCTTCGGTTATCTCTTCTGCTGCTAATGAATTTGATTCGGCGCTAAAACCAGTATAATTAATGCGGGATTGGATAAATTTGGCTGCGTATTTACCCAAAATATCTGCTTCTATATTAACTAAACTACCAGGACTTAAGTAATGAAGATTGGTGGTTTTAAAAGTATGGGGAATCACAGCGGTTTTAAACCAGGTTCCAGCAGCATCACAGTCCGCCACAGTTAAGCTGATGCCATTAACCGCGATACTACCTTTGGGGACGATGAATGGGGCAATCTGCTGCAGCCATAAGGAGGCAAACTCTGTGGGAGCGTTAAAAGTGATTTCCCAAGAACCGGCGGTTTGTACTACATCCCGAAGACAGCCGATGCCATCCACGTGTCCGGTGACGAAGTGACCCCCGATTTTACCCCCAGCTCGCAGAGAGGTTTCCAGATTCACTTGTTTTACCTCAGCGCCTAGGGTGGTGCGGCGGAGGGTTTCTGGGGAGGCACTGGCGATAAACCCATTGGGCAATAGTTCTTCCACGGTAAGACAAACTCCATCTACCGCTACACTGTCGCCGATCAAGAGTTTGTCATGTGTCAAAAGTCCTTGGTCTTCTCTCCTTGGGGTATGGGGGAGGTGCGGCACCGAGGTTTTCCTGGTGGAGCAGATAATCTGAAATTTGTAGCTGCTAATGGCGCTAGAACTGCCTATATCCTGAATTAGCCCAGTAAACACAATTTTTCAGTCGGCTTTGATGTGGTTTTACTCCTGATTAGCTATGTTACCTCTAAATGGGGACGGGGAGACCGGGTTCGGCGGGTGAATAGCCATTCGGGCGAATAGCCATTCGCCCCTACGCCGCTCGAGGGGACGGGGGGGCAGGGGAGCAGGGGAGCAGGGGGGTAGGGGAGTAGGGGAAGAGAGGAGCGGAGGAGAAATCAAAGAATTTGTCGTTCCCGGTAGAGGGCGAGCGCCAGTAGAATAAAAATGTGATGTTCTAAGTCTTTCGGGGCGATCTGCCGCCCCAAAATTAGCATATATATATATCCTGTTTGTAAAAGGGCTCTGCTTGGTTTCTCACTCAGATGCCTGCGATGAACCCTTAACCCCACTTTATTGTAATGAGGCTGAGCCGATGATTGAGATGAAAGTCGCTGGAATCGCATTGGATGCAGCAACCCGGAGTCCGATCGTACTCCTCAGAGACACTGAAGACCGGCGGGCCCTGCCGATTTATATCGGCCAAGACCAAGCCCGCTCAATCATCAGCGCGCTCGAAAATCAGAAGCCTCCTAGGCCCTTGACTCACGATTTGATGGTCAACTTGCTGGAAGAATGGCAATTGACTCTGGATCGGGTGATTATTCATTCCTTGCAAGACAATACTTTCTATGCGGTGCTAACGGTGATGCACGGGGAGGTGAAAAAGGAGATGGACGCTCGTCCTAGTGATGCGATCGCCCTGGCTCTGCGCACCAACTGCCCCATCTGGGTGATGGAAGAGGTGGTGGCTGACGCCTCCATCCCTGTGGACCGAGAAGCAGACGAAGCCGAACGCCAAGCCTTTCGCGATTTCGTCTCCAGTGTGCGCCCAGAAGATTTCCTGAAACGGGGACGCTTGAGCAACCAAGGGGAAGGTTAGGCACCAGATTCGGGCCTTCAGAATATCTGGAGCTAAAATGAAGTACCGCCGGTTTGGCAAAACTAATCTGCATCTGTCCGCTTTTTCCCTCGGCACTATGCGCTATCTGGCATCGGAAACGGTGGCGATCGCCACCGTCCTAGAAGCAGTGGCAAAAGGAATCAACCACCTAGAAACTGCCCGAGGCTACGGCCACAGCGAACAATATTTAGGAGCCGCCCTCGCCTCCCGATTGCCACTGCCCAGAGCGCAACTACACATTACCACCAAAATCCCGCCCCAACCCAACCAAGCCCAAATGGACCGCTACATTGACGAATCTTTGCAGCGGCTCAACACCACCTATATTGACTGTCTCGCCATTCATGGCATCAACAAGAACGAGCATTTGGAAATGGTATTGCACGGGGGCAGCTTGCGAGCAATTGACAAAGCCATTGATGATGGTCGAGTGCGGCATCTTGGGTTTTCCACCCACGGTTCCCTAGAGCTAATTTTGGCCGCCATCAATACGGATTTATTTGCATTTATTAACCTCCATTACTACTACTTTTTCCAGCGTCATGCTCCAGCAGTAGCTCTGGCACACCAAAAAGATATGGGGGTTTTCATCATCTCCCCTGCTGACAAAGGGGGACGCCTCTATACCCCACCGCCAACCCTGCAGCAGCTTTGCCATCCCTTCTCACCCCTCCATCTCAACTACCGCTTTCTCCTGAGTGACCCCCGCATTACCACCCTTAGCGTCGGTCCGGCTCACCCCGCCGAACTGGAAGAACCTTTGCAAGTGGCAGATATGGATGGCCCATTGACTTCAGATGAGATAGGTGCTTTCCAAAGGCTAGAAACCCACGCTACTAAGGCATTGGCTACGGACAAATGCAGCCAATGCTATCAATGTTTGCCTTGTCCTGAAAACATCCAAATCCCAGAAGTGCTACGCCTGCGCAACCTGGCAGTTGCTTATGATATGACAGAATATGGTCAGTATCGCTACCGGATGTTTGAAAATGCCGGACATTGGTTCCCCGGAATGAAAGGCAATAAATGTACAGAATGCGGCGATTGTTTGCCCCGATGTCCCGAACAGCTTCACATCCCTAAATTACTCCAAGATACTCACCAAAAACTCAATGGTGCTAGCCGTCGCCGTTTATGGGGTGATTAATTTGCGAAAAAATCCTGGATTACTGAACCTTTTATCTTTATCCCTCTTGGTCGGGGCGGTGTTGCTACCCTTAAAATCACCAGCTCAAAGGCGTCCACCGGTAGAGCCACCTTTAGACTTGAGTTTACTTGAACCGGGAGCGGAACCGGAAGCGCAAAATGTGTTGACGATGACAAGTATTTCTCAAGTAGGGTTGACAGTTCCTAGTTTGTGGTGGGAACGAGAGCAATTTGGGGGCAAATTGCTGGATAATTGGTTAGCTTATCCTGGAGATGAAAATCAGCTGGGAAGGGTAGATTTAGTAGTCAACCGCCAAATCTGGAGTTTGTTGGATTATTTACAAAGATATGAATTTGTCCAACATTTTGGGTTTGTTGCCCGGGATTATGGTTATAATACCCGGGTTTTCAACCGCCAAGGTATTCTTTTAGGGGCTTACACCTGCGAATTTACCAATGCAGAAGAAACCGGGGTGCCATCTAGATTTCTCTTGAGCAACCAAGATGTTGCCACGAAACCCAGTTTCTGTGTAGTTTGGGTGGATGCGGCGGGCTTTCAAGGGGTGCGCGATCGCTTTGGACAGTAAATTAACCTGCTCGTCAGGAGTCTGGATACCTGACAGGTGGGGAATTTCCTATCTATAGCCCCCGCACTTCTTGCCAAAGTTGGGTGTATTGGGCGGTGATTTCTGGCGGTTGGTGTTGGATAAATTCGCTTTTGTCGATGATGTCTTTTGGTGGCAAAAGGGCGGTATTGTGTTGGAGCGATTGGGGCAGGGTTTGCCGATTTACAGTGGTGAGCAGGGGGAGGCTCCGTCGGAAATCAGGGATAAAATTGGCGCGACTTCTGGTTGCCAGCAGAAATCAATCCACTGATAGGGTAGGTCATTGTTGGCTTCGCTACTGGTGTTTTTGGCGGCTGGATTTGGTTGCACCCACAAGTCTGCCCAAATGGCAGTCCCGGAAGCCGGAATTACGGCTTGAATTTGGCTCTGGCGTTCCATCACTCCCAGGATATCCGTGGAATAGCCCACGGCGAGCCAAGTATCTCCAGTAATTAGGGGTTCTAGGTAGGCATCAGAGCTGTAAAATTTGACTTGGGTGTGGAGTTGTTGCAGCTCGGCTTTGAGTTTAGGGATGTTGGCGAGATTTTCCGTGTTGTAAGAATGGCCGAGTTTTTTCAGGGTCAAACCTATGACTTCTCGTGGGTGGTTGGGTAAGGATATGCGATCGCGCAGTTCTGGTCTCCAAAGGTCGCTCCAGTCTGTGGGTTGCCAACCGAGGGGTTTAAATTTATCGCGGCGGTAGGCGATCGCCGTCGTTCCCCAGCGATAAGGCGCCCCCCAAACCAACCCATCCTTGGCCAAATTCCCCCGATCGTCCCGCCGGACTAACTCCTGCCAGGGTTTCGGTAGTTGCTCCCACCGCGTCAGCTTCTGCGAGTCCAAAGGCTGAATCAGCTTTTGCTCAATTGCCGCTTTTAACCAGTAATCTCCTATTGTCACCAACTGCGGGTAGTTCTCTCCCGGCTTACTCTGCTGCCATTTTTGCAGGCTGGCAAACAAATCTTGTAACACCGCCGATGGGGCAAAATCCAAAACCACTGGTGACGCCTGTGCTTGGCGAAATTTCCGCAATAATATCGGCGGTATGGAGTTTTTTAGCAAACGCACTCTCAAAGTTGGTCGCACTCTTTGGCCGCATCCGCCTGCTAGCTGACTCAGGATAAGGGTGCTAGCTGCCCCAATCAAGTGCCTTCGCTTCACAAGTTCATCACTCCGTTTCTAAATCCTCAGTTCAGGTCAGATTCTGTTCCAGTCTATCATCTCCTTAGTCATTTGTCATTTGTCATTTGTCATTTGTCATTTGTCATTTGTCATTTGTCATTTGTCATTTGTCCCCTTCGACCCTTCGACCCTTCGACCCTATGCGCTTCGCGCAGGCAACGCCTACGACTACGCTCAGGGCTCAGGGCAGGCTTTGTCATTTGTCCTTTGGTGAATAGGGACTAGGGACTAGGGACTAGGGACTAGGGACAAATGACAATTTTGTTACTTTTCTTAACTAAACGTTACATTTTCGGCAACTATTTCAGGACTAAATCCATTTAATCACGATTTTCTTTCTCATTGATCATCTCGCCAATTGGGATGTGACGCCCCCATTAGAACTGTTTTGCTGAACATTAGCAGCTCTCTGAATGAACAAACTCACTTAAGTCCTTACATAAATTGCCTGAAGCTATACTTTTGCACATACATCTTAACAAAGAGAATTATATAGCAACAATTATTAAATAATCTAGAAATAATCGGGGAAGCCGAACGATCGCTATCTACAATCTAATTGAGCCAAGGAATTAATCCTTTCACCCAAATGAGAAACTGCCCAAAAGATGGGGAGGGCGCGGAAGGGGCGGAAACGGGGAGGAGGGGGAAGGGTCGGAAGTGGGAGAGGAATATTGCTTCTCCCCACGCCCCCCACACTTCCTGTAGCCCCCACCCTGCCCGGGCTCGTCTGGGTGTTGTAAAGAAAAGTAATATCGTAAATAGGAGTATTTTATGGATTCGCTAGAGACAGAAGTTAAAATGTTAGTTGGTAAGGTGGCTGATTTATATGAAATGGTAGCTCAAATCAATACAAAAATGTCTTTAATTTTAGCCGAACAAGAGCTGATTGGTGCCCCGGTGATTGAGCCACCATTACTAGACATAAAGGAGAATCATATTTATGGAAGAAACCGGGTGACTTTTGAGCCTTCAGAGGAGCATAAAGATGTGTTGGTGGAGTCAAAATCATCGGTAAATACCAATATTCCCTACTTGGATCGGGAGCTAACACCGGATATTCAAATCCAGCGACTGACAGCGCAATTAACTGCAGCCTATAACCGGATTGCGGCTTTGGAAGAAAGACTGCTGGCGGAGAAAATTCACTATTGAATTCCCAGGGGGATGGAAACTGGGAGACGGGGATAGAATAATTGATAATTGTCAATTGTCAATTATCTTCCCTGCTCCCCGTCTCCCCCTGTCGATACTCACCGGCGAAGTATGGATTCGACGGCGGCGAGTAATTGGCTTTGGTTCCAACCAGAGTAGAGGTGGGAGGCGATCGCGGCACCGCCAGCGCCCACCCCTTCTTTAACATAGCCCTGCTCGTAGGCGCGCAATTGGGGGTATTGAGAGGTGGCAAAACTGAGATTTGTGGCCAGGAGGGGGACAGAACCGACGGACTGAGCGAGTCCTACCGTGTCACCGGTGGGGTCAGCAGCCACCCAGCGGGTGGTGCCCACCACTACCTGTTCCGGGCGCCAGAAGAGGTCATAGGCGCGGGCGATCGCCCGGGTGAGGGCGTAAACTGCCAGCATCTGAGTCCCACCGGCGAGCAAAACTCCGCCCTTGCGACTAGCCGCGATCGTCATGCCCGCCACCACCGGCTGCATCGGGTCCCCCACTGCAGCCACCACCAGTAAGGGGTCTGGCGGCACCGCCACCAACCCAGCTCGCTGCAAACCGGTTTGCACCACCTCCCATTTTTGCTGGTGATTACATTCCGGATGACTGCTATTGACTTTTCCCGCCGCCGGTATCCCCAAAGCCAGAGTTACGGCGAGAGCGGTGGTGGTGCCGCCAACCACACACTCTGCCAAGATGGTGTAGCTGTTACTATCCTGGGCGAGTAAGTCCCCCCAGAGCAGTCCCATCGCCAGTAAATGCCGCACAGTTTCTAAATCCATCGCTGCACCGGTGGTGAGACAGCGGGCTGGGAAGCCTCCTAAATCTACAGTGGGCACTGTGGGCGGCTGGGGTAAACCAGCGTTAAAGAGATAATAAGGGATGTGACAGCCTTCGAGTACAGCGCGGGAAATTAGCACTGGGGAAGCACCCGCCGTTAGTGGGGGTAGGGGATGACATCCAGGAGTTAATCCACCCAGAGCCAAAAATTCTGCATCGGCGATCGCGGTGTAGCGGCGGTCTTCCGGGGTGGCGCCAGCGGCAGAAATCCCTGGAATCAAAGCCGTATCTGTAAAACCCAGGACGCAGGCGAAATTTGGGCGACAACCGCGATAGCGCTCTAGCCACCTTTGTCCTGCTAAGGCTTGGGCATATACGTGAATCATTCTTCCTCGAGCAAAATTTCCACCCATTTAGGCGGCGCTGGGATAGGATTTCCCACCCGTTCCAAGAGCAGTGCCGCTACCAAATGCACTGCAAATAAGTAAATTAAGTTATTTAGCAGCACTAGAATAATTACCATGATTTGAATCAGGTAAAGCTCAGGCTGCGCTAACCACCCCATTTTCAGGAAAATCCATTCTGCCAGTTCCGTCATTTGGGTAGTCAGGTAAACCCAAAGGTCTTCTCCCAGCATAATTGATAGTAACCACAGGCGGAAAAAGAACCCAAGGGAACCGATGAGGGTGCCCATAATAATGGAAAAATTCCAGTTAGCGCCAAGCCGCCAGAGCCAACCGAGTAGCACACCCAACACCCCAAAGGGAATGAGAAATAAGACGCTGCGAGTCGGCCCCATCAGCACCGAGAGGAGCAAACCCGATACCACGGCTGCCATATTGGCGGCCCGACTGCCCCAGCGGAGATAGACGAGGGCGATCGGCACTGGGAAAAAAATCCGCAACACTGGGCCGAGGGGAAAGTAGTAATTAATCAGCCAAATCAAACTAGAAGTGCTGGCTAAAAAAGCCGTTTCTACCATGATTAAAGCTGGTTTTGGTGGGGCAAATCTCCCTGGGGTTAAAGGATTGGGATTGGTAGTAGCATGGTTGGAATCTGAGGCGTCTGGTGGTTCTGATGCTGTTTCCGATAGGTTATTGGGGTTAGATGGGGGTGGGGATTTGTCAATTTCTCCACTCTGATTGTCCGAGTCATTATGGGGAGAATCAATCATTTTTCTGCTATCATAATGTAATCGCGCCAGCAATTATTTAGATAATTGTGTGGAGGGAGGATGCCGGGGAGTTTGTGGGGGATATTTCTGGCTTATTATACCATCTAGAGTCCTTGGTTATGTGTCATTTGTCCTTAGTCATGTGTCATTTGCTAACAAGGGACAAGTGACATTGGACTTGTGACAAGTGACAATTGACAAGTGACAAATGGTATTACCTGGTTGCTCTGATGTTTTTCAGCGCCCCAGCCCATCTTTCGCCCCCAATATTTAGAAAAATTATTGGGGGAGGGGGTGGGATTCTGTGTTGGGGACCAGAGTAACAAGGGAAGAACACGGGGGTGTCCTGTTCTTACCAGAGATCGGCTTAGACCAAGAGGCGTTCTAGGGCGTGCAGTTCTGGAATCAGAAGTACATCCCTTTCTCGCCTGATCAACCCTTTTTTCTCCAACTTACTCAAGACCCGGGTTACGGTTTCCCGTGCTAGTCCGCTCAAACTGCTTAACTCCCGATGGGGTAAGTTGGGAATCTCCACCCCAGCAGAGGATTGCTTCCCTTGTCCCTCGGCCAAAAACAGTAAAATATCTGCGACTCTAGAGGTACTGTCAGACTCTCGCAAGCGCAGGCGACGGTTAACCTGTCGGAGTCGCCTACCCATAAGCTGAGCTAATCTGATTCCGGCGAG contains:
- a CDS encoding bifunctional nuclease family protein — its product is MIEMKVAGIALDAATRSPIVLLRDTEDRRALPIYIGQDQARSIISALENQKPPRPLTHDLMVNLLEEWQLTLDRVIIHSLQDNTFYAVLTVMHGEVKKEMDARPSDAIALALRTNCPIWVMEEVVADASIPVDREADEAERQAFRDFVSSVRPEDFLKRGRLSNQGEG
- a CDS encoding aldo/keto reductase, giving the protein MKYRRFGKTNLHLSAFSLGTMRYLASETVAIATVLEAVAKGINHLETARGYGHSEQYLGAALASRLPLPRAQLHITTKIPPQPNQAQMDRYIDESLQRLNTTYIDCLAIHGINKNEHLEMVLHGGSLRAIDKAIDDGRVRHLGFSTHGSLELILAAINTDLFAFINLHYYYFFQRHAPAVALAHQKDMGVFIISPADKGGRLYTPPPTLQQLCHPFSPLHLNYRFLLSDPRITTLSVGPAHPAELEEPLQVADMDGPLTSDEIGAFQRLETHATKALATDKCSQCYQCLPCPENIQIPEVLRLRNLAVAYDMTEYGQYRYRMFENAGHWFPGMKGNKCTECGDCLPRCPEQLHIPKLLQDTHQKLNGASRRRLWGD
- a CDS encoding DUF2232 domain-containing protein, whose translation is MIDSPHNDSDNQSGEIDKSPPPSNPNNLSETASEPPDASDSNHATTNPNPLTPGRFAPPKPALIMVETAFLASTSSLIWLINYYFPLGPVLRIFFPVPIALVYLRWGSRAANMAAVVSGLLLSVLMGPTRSVLFLIPFGVLGVLLGWLWRLGANWNFSIIMGTLIGSLGFFFRLWLLSIMLGEDLWVYLTTQMTELAEWIFLKMGWLAQPELYLIQIMVIILVLLNNLIYLFAVHLVAALLLERVGNPIPAPPKWVEILLEEE
- the cobT gene encoding nicotinate mononucleotide-dependent phosphoribosyltransferase CobT translates to MIHVYAQALAGQRWLERYRGCRPNFACVLGFTDTALIPGISAAGATPEDRRYTAIADAEFLALGGLTPGCHPLPPLTAGASPVLISRAVLEGCHIPYYLFNAGLPQPPTVPTVDLGGFPARCLTTGAAMDLETVRHLLAMGLLWGDLLAQDSNSYTILAECVVGGTTTALAVTLALGIPAAGKVNSSHPECNHQQKWEVVQTGLQRAGLVAVPPDPLLVVAAVGDPMQPVVAGMTIAASRKGGVLLAGGTQMLAVYALTRAIARAYDLFWRPEQVVVGTTRWVAADPTGDTVGLAQSVGSVPLLATNLSFATSQYPQLRAYEQGYVKEGVGAGGAAIASHLYSGWNQSQLLAAVESILRR
- a CDS encoding riboflavin synthase — encoded protein: MFTGLIQDIGSSSAISSYKFQIICSTRKTSVPHLPHTPRREDQGLLTHDKLLIGDSVAVDGVCLTVEELLPNGFIASASPETLRRTTLGAEVKQVNLETSLRAGGKIGGHFVTGHVDGIGCLRDVVQTAGSWEITFNAPTEFASLWLQQIAPFIVPKGSIAVNGISLTVADCDAAGTWFKTAVIPHTFKTTNLHYLSPGSLVNIEADILGKYAAKFIQSRINYTGFSAESNSLAAEEITEDFLTEHGFL
- a CDS encoding peptidoglycan DD-metalloendopeptidase family protein, with amino-acid sequence MSQKQRGLKSSVLPSRFARTPLSIVCQFSLLLQGLSWIPSLAIWSSSSVQAQEETPSQEMEAPTPPEVGNQSSSPLPEIAPPQPMEINSLDETTASPEFYPPSIPESSVPTPVVTNPAVEWEPATSEPVPSIAMPESEATAPLVEPAPQSEAREQGNQTATAPQWLPKSADAEYYSPIESSEPAAPLSLDAPLDSSNGAGELVTTNQGEVAPAEASGDWATAAPADLGSTKWANGGDSAGYDYSNYYIDPTEYAIDVPPSPPSSVTATATPAPTASGAPTTTPATTATAPELPPPPPPVVIPSTTVVQRQPSPPPGRTPVAAAEDARVRVYAPAPMYEATRYEAAPAPQRWVAAEPAVKLGPVEVSSSQVKFDMNKHAGILDYRRAARQRAAMGQGNTRMVFPLAVPTAITSAFGWRMHPISGRQQLHQGVDFGAPLGTPILAAFAGKVAIADWLGGYGLTVVLSHDEGTKETLYAHMSEVLVKEGQEVVQGEPIGLVGSTGFSTGPHLHFEVRELTPDGWVAMDPGTQIEYALAELVKSLQVAQAQPTDTAKPEPSNGATPTLTPNSSVTTEEVKNAEGL
- a CDS encoding biotin--[acetyl-CoA-carboxylase] ligase, encoding MRLQKTLNRERLQAAIEEVFSFLGNVGSLPTPSGAATSLGDNQYLFQKPGFSIPEIWQKNPSALQIFDSVTSTNKTAWELLADGAPPRTVVIAARQTGGRGQWGRQWVSEVGGLYLSFIISPQTLVKLGAATKSGQLTMSVALGLAMCLRAYQIPVLLKWPNDLLLSERKLGGILTETRVHQSFSLNGQISKAVVGVGINWANPVPPTGINLQTFLASQVQAQILLTSIGASLEMLAAIVLAGIVSGEALIERENDMATWLPSYENLLTSMGTAVTIGGRQGVVVGVTTTGELKVRLSPPNQSAAASSTPEIVPDALPRDIPGDVIPGEEICLAPGTISLGYQ
- a CDS encoding extracellular solute-binding protein, translating into MLKNSIPPILLRKFRQAQASPVVLDFAPSAVLQDLFASLQKWQQSKPGENYPQLVTIGDYWLKAAIEQKLIQPLDSQKLTRWEQLPKPWQELVRRDDRGNLAKDGLVWGAPYRWGTTAIAYRRDKFKPLGWQPTDWSDLWRPELRDRISLPNHPREVIGLTLKKLGHSYNTENLANIPKLKAELQQLHTQVKFYSSDAYLEPLITGDTWLAVGYSTDILGVMERQSQIQAVIPASGTAIWADLWVQPNPAAKNTSSEANNDLPYQWIDFCWQPEVAPILSLISDGASPCSPL